One window of the Chelonoidis abingdonii isolate Lonesome George chromosome 3, CheloAbing_2.0, whole genome shotgun sequence genome contains the following:
- the KCNG3 gene encoding voltage-gated potassium channel regulatory subunit KCNG3 isoform X2, whose amino-acid sequence MNFGRGRSVVLNVGGTRYSFSREVLKDFPLRRVSRLHGCLSEQDVLEVCDDYDRERNEFFFDRHSEAFGFILLYVRHGHLRFAPHMCELSFYNEMIYWGLECSHLDYCCQRRLDDRMSDTYTFYSADEPPAGDGAEAPPAAEGRKWLERMRRTFEEPTSSVAAQILATVSILFVIVSMVVLCASTLPEWRAAENRSVEEQSRIIEAICIGWFTAECIVRFIISKNKCEFVKRPLNIIDLLAITPYYISVLMTVFTGENSQLQRAGVTLRVLRMMRIFWVIKLARHFIGLQTLGLTLKRCYREMVMLLVFICVAMAIFSALSQLLENGLDLGTKNKDFSSIPAACWWVIISMTTVGYGDMCPITVPGRILGGICVVSGIVLLALPITFIYHSFVQCYHEVKFRSARYSRSLSAEFLN is encoded by the exons ATGAACTTTGGCCGGGGCCGCTCGGTGGTGTTGAACGTGGGGGGCACCCGCTACTCCTTCTCCCGCGAGGTGCTGAAGGACTTCCCGCTGCGGCGGGTGAGCCGGCTGCACGGCTGCCTCTCGGAGCAGGACGTGCTGGAGGTGTGCGACGACTACGACCGGGAGCGCAACGAGTTCTTCTTCGACCGCCACTCGGAGGCCTTCGGCTTCATCCTGCTGTACGTGCGGCACGGCCACCTGCGCTTCGCGCCGCACATGTGCGAGCTCTCCTTCTACAACGAGATGATCTACTGGGGGCTCGAGTGCTCGCACCTGGACTACTGCTGCCAGCGCCGCCTGGACGACCGCATGTCCGACACCTACACCTTCTACTCCGCCGACGAGCCCCCGGCAGGCGACGGCGCCGAGGCCCCGCCTGCCGCCGAGGGCAGGAAGTGGCTGGAGAGGATGAGGCGAACTTTCGAGGAGCCCACCTCGTCCGTGGccgcccagatcctggccacggTTTCCATCCTCTTCGTCATCGTGTCCATGGTGGTGCTGTGCGCCAGCACCCTGCCCGAGTGGCGGGCGGCCGAGAACCGCAGCGTGGAGGAGCAGAGCAG GATCATTGAAGCTATCTGCATAGGCTGGTTCACTGCAGAGTGCATTGTGAGGTTCATCATCTCCAAAAACAAGTGTGAGTTTGTCAAGAGACCCCTGAACATCATTGATTTGCTGGCAATCACTCCTTACTATATTTCTGTGCTAATGACAGTTTTCACAGGGGAAAATTCTCAGCTCCAAAGGGCTGGAGTCACTCTGAGAGTTCTTAGGATGATGAGGATTTTTTGGGTGATTAAACTTGCCCGTCACTTCATTGGTCTTCAAACACTTGGTCTGACTCTGAAGCGTTGTTACAGAGAGATGGTGATGCTTCTTGTCTTTATTTGTGTTGCCATGGCAATTTTTAGTGCACTTTCACAACTCCTTGAAAATGGGCTGGACTTGGGAACAAAGAATAAGGATTTTTCCAGCATCCCTGCTGCCTGTTGGTGGGTAATAATCTCGATGACCACAGTTGGTTATGGTGACATGTGCCCCATCACTGTACCTGGAAGGATTCTTGGTGGAATTTGTGTGGTTAGTGGGATTGTTTTACTAGCATTGCCTATTACTTTCATCTATCATAGCTTTGTGCAATGTTATCATGAGGTCAAGTTCCGATCTGCTAGGTACAGCAGAAGCCTCTCTGCTGAATTCTTAAATTAA
- the KCNG3 gene encoding voltage-gated potassium channel regulatory subunit KCNG3 isoform X1, producing MNFGRGRSVVLNVGGTRYSFSREVLKDFPLRRVSRLHGCLSEQDVLEVCDDYDRERNEFFFDRHSEAFGFILLYVRHGHLRFAPHMCELSFYNEMIYWGLECSHLDYCCQRRLDDRMSDTYTFYSADEPPAGDGAEAPPAAEGRKWLERMRRTFEEPTSSVAAQILATVSILFVIVSMVVLCASTLPEWRAAENRSVEEQSRYTADSVREPSGIIEAICIGWFTAECIVRFIISKNKCEFVKRPLNIIDLLAITPYYISVLMTVFTGENSQLQRAGVTLRVLRMMRIFWVIKLARHFIGLQTLGLTLKRCYREMVMLLVFICVAMAIFSALSQLLENGLDLGTKNKDFSSIPAACWWVIISMTTVGYGDMCPITVPGRILGGICVVSGIVLLALPITFIYHSFVQCYHEVKFRSARYSRSLSAEFLN from the exons ATGAACTTTGGCCGGGGCCGCTCGGTGGTGTTGAACGTGGGGGGCACCCGCTACTCCTTCTCCCGCGAGGTGCTGAAGGACTTCCCGCTGCGGCGGGTGAGCCGGCTGCACGGCTGCCTCTCGGAGCAGGACGTGCTGGAGGTGTGCGACGACTACGACCGGGAGCGCAACGAGTTCTTCTTCGACCGCCACTCGGAGGCCTTCGGCTTCATCCTGCTGTACGTGCGGCACGGCCACCTGCGCTTCGCGCCGCACATGTGCGAGCTCTCCTTCTACAACGAGATGATCTACTGGGGGCTCGAGTGCTCGCACCTGGACTACTGCTGCCAGCGCCGCCTGGACGACCGCATGTCCGACACCTACACCTTCTACTCCGCCGACGAGCCCCCGGCAGGCGACGGCGCCGAGGCCCCGCCTGCCGCCGAGGGCAGGAAGTGGCTGGAGAGGATGAGGCGAACTTTCGAGGAGCCCACCTCGTCCGTGGccgcccagatcctggccacggTTTCCATCCTCTTCGTCATCGTGTCCATGGTGGTGCTGTGCGCCAGCACCCTGCCCGAGTGGCGGGCGGCCGAGAACCGCAGCGTGGAGGAGCAGAGCAGGTACACAGCAGACTCAGTGAGGGAGCCCTCCGG GATCATTGAAGCTATCTGCATAGGCTGGTTCACTGCAGAGTGCATTGTGAGGTTCATCATCTCCAAAAACAAGTGTGAGTTTGTCAAGAGACCCCTGAACATCATTGATTTGCTGGCAATCACTCCTTACTATATTTCTGTGCTAATGACAGTTTTCACAGGGGAAAATTCTCAGCTCCAAAGGGCTGGAGTCACTCTGAGAGTTCTTAGGATGATGAGGATTTTTTGGGTGATTAAACTTGCCCGTCACTTCATTGGTCTTCAAACACTTGGTCTGACTCTGAAGCGTTGTTACAGAGAGATGGTGATGCTTCTTGTCTTTATTTGTGTTGCCATGGCAATTTTTAGTGCACTTTCACAACTCCTTGAAAATGGGCTGGACTTGGGAACAAAGAATAAGGATTTTTCCAGCATCCCTGCTGCCTGTTGGTGGGTAATAATCTCGATGACCACAGTTGGTTATGGTGACATGTGCCCCATCACTGTACCTGGAAGGATTCTTGGTGGAATTTGTGTGGTTAGTGGGATTGTTTTACTAGCATTGCCTATTACTTTCATCTATCATAGCTTTGTGCAATGTTATCATGAGGTCAAGTTCCGATCTGCTAGGTACAGCAGAAGCCTCTCTGCTGAATTCTTAAATTAA